The Besnoitia besnoiti strain Bb-Ger1 chromosome IV, whole genome shotgun sequence genome contains a region encoding:
- a CDS encoding polyprenyl synthetase superfamily protein (encoded by transcript BESB_052640), with protein MFFSRHFPRPPTGGAKQPSTGAFSHAGVRLASSLAPHPSAPAPAVARRSAASFSGPQSPFAAAVPSSSPRFRLRAVAESPFSSSASSPSSAPAPRLLSVPSSFSARRSISLSSRPRSADEETVSDPRRGEEERQWRQADADREEANSAERGALAAASRLLNRAFPAAWKALERRQIESMLPRYIFDDAPPEEILLGMRIKEFNTTREEMEARRNHVDARLKALAEDSDPFALVRPDIKDLDLSLLTSIRSVYSDLSGVSSYLLTAPGKRFRPVILLLLRRALMELPKLSRASSRESETRALERGAGLELCMVQVAELIHTASMMHDDVIDGADTRRGQMATHKRFGNKTAILGGDFLLSRANGIVATCGSPEVMLRMSSVIESLVKGELIQAISDSKDLDTALRTYLIKTYHKTASLIAESCACLALLMGMPPRWAQWSFDFGACVGMAFQLYDDELDFTASSKHLGKPALSDLRSGVITAPLLMAALEEEERGLDAREAHAILLRRAQREGDVEKAINLIFAGNAMPRAQLLGRMYVHRAIELLEELTVATGASASSLPSALALKAAEQSEEARRAMGTQARDAPEVCRALAALLQATLQRRSG; from the exons ATGTTTTTCTCACGTCAttttccgcggccgcccacCGGCGGAGCCAAGCAGCCCTCGACTGGAGCTTTCTCCCACGCAGGCGTtcgtctcgcttcttccctgGCCCCGCATCCGTCCgctccggcgcctgccgtcgcccgtcgttccgccgcctccttctctggGCCCCAGTCGCccttcgcagccgcagttccatcgtcttcgccgcgtttCCGGCTCCGCGCCGTGGCTGagtctcctttttcttcgtccgcctcttcgccctcttcggctccagcgcctcgtcttctctcagttccttcttcgttctcggcgcggcgttcgatctctctctcgtcgcgaccgcggtcggctGATGAAGAGACAGTAAGCGACCCTCGCcggggcgaagaggagagacagtGGCGACAGGCGGACGCAGaccgagaggaggcgaacagcgcagagaggggcgcgctcgctgccgccagccgGCTGCTGAACCGCGCGTTCCCTGCCGCCTGGAAGGCCCTCGAAAGGAGACAAATCGAAAG CATGCTGCCCAGGTATATCTTCGACGACGCGCCCCCCGAGGAGATTCTGCTCGGCATGAGAATCAAGGAGTTCAACACGACGCGCGAAGAgatggaggcgaggcgaaacCACGTGGATGCGCGGCTCAAG GCGCTTGCAGAAGATTCCGACCCCTTTGCGCTGGTTCGCCCAGATATCAAAGACCTCGACCTCAGTCTGCTCACGTCAA TTCGCTCAGTGTACTCGGATCTGTCTGGCGTGTCGAGCTACCTGCTGACTGCGCCTGGGAAGCGGTTTCGCCCTGTGattcttctgcttctgcggcgcgccctgATGGAATTGCCGAAGCTGTCGCGGGCCTCCAGCCGCGAGTCTGAAACGCGAGCGCTTGAGAGAGGAGCAGGCCTCGAACTCTGCATGGTTCAAGTCGCTGAGCTCATTCACACAGCGAG cATGATGCACGACGACGTCATTGATGGCGCGGACACCCGGCGGGGGCAAATGGCAACGCACAAGCGCTTCGGCAACAAAACTGCGATCTTGGGAGGGGATTTTCTCCTCAGTCGAGC GAACGGCATTGTCGCGACGTGTGGATCGCCTGAAGTCATGCTTCGCATGTCGAGCGTCATTGAGAGCCTCGTGAAAGGCGAGCTCATCCAGGCCATCAGCGACTCGAAGGATCTAG ACACCGCGCTGCGGACCTACCTGATCAAGACGTACCATAAGACTGCTTCGCTGATCGCGGaaagctgcgcctgccttgCGCTTCTCA TGGGCATGCCGCCGCGGTGGGCGCAGTGGAGCTTCGATTttggcgcctgcgtgggcATGGCGTTTCAATTGTACGACGACGAGCTGGACTTCACTGCATCATCCAAGCACCTGGGCAAGCCTGCACTGAGTGACTTGCGCTCG GGAGTGATCACGGCCCCATTGCTGATGGCAGCcctcgaagaggaggagcgcggTCTTGAtgcacgcgaggcgcacgccaTTTTGTtgaggcgggcgcagcgtgAAGGGGACGTCGAAAAGGCCATAAACCTGATTTTTGCCGGGAACGCgatgccgcgcgcgcagctgctcggcCGCATGTACGTCCACCGCGCCATTGAGCTTCTGGAGGAGCTCACGGTTGCTACAggggcgtccgcgtcttctctgccttctgcgtTGGCTCTGAAAGCCGCCGAACAAAGCGAGGAGGCACGGCGGGCAATgggcacgcaggcgagggacGCCCCCGAAGTctgtcgcgccctcgcagctcTCCTTCAGGCCACCCTCCAGCGGCGGTCGGGCTGA